From Actinosynnema mirum DSM 43827, a single genomic window includes:
- a CDS encoding PaaX family transcriptional regulator, whose amino-acid sequence MRARSALFDVYGGHLRQRGGAATIAALVRLLEPLDFAPPAVRTAVSRTVRQGWLEPVRLPDGPGYAMTPRAETRLDEAAARIYRTRPSTWDGRWHVVVLDEAPNREVRERVAPSLQLLGYGSLGPVTWIAPRPSPELRGVLAAEGVGASVFLGEHEGEPSDLAARAWDLAELGADYARFVAEWEPVVSAVDGGSPPVAFAASQRFLHAWRKFLFRDPGLPDELLPAGWAGTGAAAFFDRHTGRLAGAAREFVDDCLAPAGAREAQESG is encoded by the coding sequence GTGCGAGCCCGTTCCGCGCTGTTCGACGTGTACGGCGGCCACCTGCGACAGCGCGGTGGCGCCGCGACCATCGCCGCCCTCGTCCGCCTGCTGGAGCCGCTGGACTTCGCGCCCCCCGCGGTGCGCACGGCCGTGTCGCGCACGGTCAGGCAGGGCTGGTTGGAGCCGGTGCGGCTGCCCGACGGCCCCGGTTACGCGATGACGCCCCGCGCGGAGACGCGCCTCGACGAGGCGGCGGCCCGGATCTACCGGACCCGGCCGTCCACCTGGGACGGTCGCTGGCACGTGGTGGTGCTGGACGAGGCGCCGAACCGGGAGGTGCGGGAGCGGGTCGCGCCGTCGCTGCAGCTGCTCGGGTACGGGTCGCTGGGGCCGGTCACCTGGATCGCGCCGAGGCCGTCGCCGGAGCTGCGCGGGGTGCTGGCGGCCGAGGGCGTGGGGGCTTCGGTGTTCCTCGGCGAGCACGAGGGCGAGCCGTCCGACCTGGCGGCGCGGGCGTGGGACCTGGCGGAGCTGGGCGCGGACTACGCGCGGTTCGTGGCCGAGTGGGAGCCGGTGGTGTCCGCTGTGGACGGCGGGTCGCCCCCGGTGGCGTTCGCGGCCTCGCAGCGGTTCCTGCACGCGTGGCGCAAGTTCCTGTTCCGCGATCCGGGCCTGCCGGACGAGCTGCTGCCCGCCGGGTGGGCGGGGACGGGGGCCGCCGCGTTCTTCGACCGGCACACCGGGCGGCTGGCGGGGGCGGCGCGGGAGTTCGTGGACGACTGCCTGGCGCCCGCGGGCGCGCGCGAGGCGCAGGAGTCCGGCTGA
- a CDS encoding DUF3117 domain-containing protein: MAAMKPRTGDGPLEVTKEGRGIVMRVPLEGGGRLVVEMSADEANALGDALKAAAG, from the coding sequence ATGGCGGCCATGAAGCCCCGGACCGGCGACGGTCCCCTTGAGGTGACCAAGGAGGGGCGGGGCATCGTGATGCGCGTTCCGCTGGAAGGCGGTGGGCGCCTGGTGGTCGAGATGTCCGCCGACGAGGCGAACGCGCTGGGCGACGCGCTCAAGGCGGCCGCGGGCTGA
- a CDS encoding leucyl aminopeptidase family protein has product MHVPLPTPLVAVEVADEPRPGVPPVVLTDDEAGETRKDDEGRWRLGVGGGKPAHWRRAGAALTRELAGSGTRFDVELTDAADAESVRAFVLGAVLGGYKFSLTSGDAPERVESLRLVAPDEGYTDVLAAEAFRAHLLASATAFNRDLANAPSNVKDPAWVAAAAVDAARGTPGLQVQVRDEKWLAKRGFGGVLAVGGGSTRPPRLVELTWRGGDGPHVVLVGKGITFDTGGISVKPAEGMHLMRTDMSGGAAVIAAVVALARRGSPVRVTGLVPLAENHVSGSAYRPGDVVRQYGGTTTEIGNTDAEGRLVLADALAYAVDELEPDLLVDVATLTGAMKVALGLRTGGLFSNSDAVAEALAGAGERVGEAWWRMPLLEDHADDVRGQLADLRQTPPGPGGITAALFLREFTGGLPWAHLDIAGPARAEEAHDEVVPGATGFSARTLVEFVEAYRG; this is encoded by the coding sequence GTGCACGTGCCGCTGCCCACCCCGCTGGTCGCCGTAGAGGTGGCCGACGAACCCCGTCCCGGCGTGCCGCCGGTCGTGCTGACCGATGACGAAGCCGGGGAGACCCGCAAGGACGACGAGGGCCGCTGGCGGCTCGGAGTCGGGGGCGGGAAGCCCGCGCACTGGCGGCGCGCGGGCGCCGCGCTGACGCGGGAGCTGGCGGGCAGCGGCACGCGGTTCGACGTCGAGCTGACCGACGCGGCCGACGCCGAGTCGGTGCGCGCGTTCGTGCTCGGCGCCGTCCTCGGCGGCTACAAGTTCAGCCTGACCAGCGGTGACGCGCCCGAGCGGGTGGAGTCGCTGCGCCTGGTCGCGCCCGACGAGGGCTACACCGACGTGCTGGCCGCCGAGGCGTTCCGGGCGCACCTGCTCGCCTCGGCCACCGCGTTCAACCGCGACCTGGCCAACGCGCCGTCCAACGTGAAGGACCCGGCCTGGGTGGCCGCCGCCGCGGTCGACGCGGCGCGCGGCACCCCCGGCCTGCAGGTGCAGGTCCGGGACGAGAAGTGGCTGGCCAAGCGCGGCTTCGGCGGGGTCCTCGCGGTCGGCGGCGGCTCCACCAGGCCGCCGAGGCTGGTCGAGCTGACCTGGCGCGGCGGCGACGGGCCGCACGTGGTGCTGGTCGGCAAGGGCATCACGTTCGACACCGGCGGCATCTCGGTCAAGCCCGCCGAGGGGATGCACCTGATGCGCACCGACATGTCCGGTGGCGCCGCCGTCATCGCCGCCGTGGTCGCGCTGGCCCGCAGGGGCTCACCGGTCCGGGTGACCGGCCTGGTGCCGCTGGCGGAGAACCACGTGTCCGGCTCGGCCTACCGGCCGGGTGACGTGGTGCGGCAGTACGGCGGGACCACCACCGAGATCGGCAACACCGACGCCGAGGGCAGGCTCGTGCTGGCCGACGCGCTGGCGTACGCGGTGGACGAGCTGGAGCCGGACCTGCTGGTCGACGTGGCGACGCTGACCGGCGCGATGAAGGTCGCGCTGGGGCTGCGCACGGGCGGGCTGTTCAGCAACTCGGACGCGGTCGCCGAGGCGCTGGCGGGCGCGGGCGAGCGCGTCGGCGAGGCGTGGTGGCGGATGCCGCTGCTGGAGGACCACGCGGACGACGTGCGCGGCCAGCTCGCCGACCTCCGCCAGACCCCGCCGGGTCCCGGCGGCATCACGGCGGCGCTGTTCCTGCGCGAGTTCACCGGCGGGCTGCCGTGGGCGCACCTGGACATCGCCGGGCCCGCGCGCGCCGAGGAGGCGCACGACGAGGTCGTGCCGGGCGCGACGGGCTTCTCGGCGCGGACCCTGGTGGAGTTCGTGGAGGCGTACAGGGGCTGA
- a CDS encoding LysR substrate-binding domain-containing protein → MDELAPKLAVLRFLATDEHLTRAAEHAGVPQPTVSRWLAGLGEALGAPVVVRDGRRVRLTRAGRLLAESAERAVAALEAGWRAAAEEVDPERGQVALGFLHLLGRSLVPGLVRGFRDGHPAVRFRLVQDSRQVLLERLADGGVDLALIAPPPSGEEAGRGTGGAAGGTAGRAAGGAAGGTASGTAGAEAGGAVGRLAWRVLRTQELVLVVHASHRLAARRRAVRVADLAGEAFVGMERGYGLRQITDELCAAAGFTPEPAFEGQETETVRGLVSAGLGVAVLPAADHPTDLVELPLLPRAERRIALVWPTDHPLPPAVRVFRDHAISEQATGEQATGEQEPGEQEPGAGGC, encoded by the coding sequence ATGGATGAATTGGCGCCGAAGCTCGCCGTGCTGCGGTTTCTGGCGACCGACGAGCACCTGACGCGCGCGGCCGAGCACGCCGGTGTGCCGCAACCCACGGTGAGCCGGTGGCTGGCGGGGCTCGGGGAGGCGCTGGGGGCGCCGGTGGTGGTGCGCGACGGCAGGCGGGTGCGGCTGACCAGGGCGGGGAGGCTGCTGGCCGAGTCGGCGGAGCGGGCGGTCGCGGCGCTGGAGGCGGGGTGGCGGGCGGCGGCCGAGGAGGTGGACCCGGAGCGCGGTCAGGTGGCGCTGGGGTTCCTGCACCTGCTGGGGCGGTCGCTGGTGCCGGGGCTGGTGCGGGGGTTCCGGGACGGGCACCCGGCGGTGCGGTTCCGGCTGGTGCAGGACTCGCGGCAGGTGCTGCTGGAGCGGCTGGCGGACGGTGGCGTGGACCTGGCGCTGATCGCGCCACCGCCTTCGGGGGAGGAGGCGGGCCGCGGGACGGGTGGCGCGGCGGGTGGCACGGCGGGCCGGGCGGCCGGCGGGGCGGCCGGCGGGACGGCGAGTGGCACGGCGGGCGCCGAGGCCGGTGGCGCGGTGGGGCGCTTGGCCTGGCGGGTGCTGCGGACGCAGGAGCTGGTGCTGGTGGTGCACGCCTCGCACCGGTTGGCGGCGCGGCGGCGGGCGGTGCGGGTGGCGGACCTGGCGGGTGAGGCGTTCGTCGGGATGGAGCGCGGGTACGGGTTGCGGCAGATCACCGACGAGCTGTGCGCGGCGGCCGGGTTCACGCCGGAGCCTGCCTTCGAGGGGCAGGAGACGGAGACGGTGCGCGGGCTGGTGTCGGCCGGGCTGGGCGTCGCGGTGCTGCCCGCCGCCGACCACCCCACCGACCTGGTCGAGCTGCCGCTCCTGCCGCGCGCCGAGCGCCGCATCGCCCTGGTCTGGCCCACCGACCACCCGCTGCCACCCGCCGTGCGCGTCTTCCGCGACCACGCGATCAGCGAGCAGGCGACCGGCGAGCAGGCGACCGGCGAGCAGGAGCCCGGCGAGCAGGAGCCCGGCGCGGGCGGGTGCTGA
- a CDS encoding MFS transporter — protein MTRLTTATAATGFATFALLYAPQPVLPQLAAEFGLTPSGASFAIGAATGALALAVVPLATLSERLGRRRVIVWSLAVAAVVGLLLPLAPNYPAFLLLRVLQGLATAGVPAAAMAFLAEEVGALGVGAAIGALVAGNSAGGMVGRLVAGVGVDWLGWRAALALVGAFGVLCAVLVALFLPDGTTRRAPSTRSDVRAGLKSAVSDPVLLCLHAVGLLGTAAFISLFNAIPFRLAAPPLSLPARFAALVFLAYAAGGLCSALAGRLSDRVGRAAVAVGALGVAVTGALLTLSDALPAVGAGLLLFTGGFFAAHATASAWVGARARAKGQSSGVYLFAYYLGSSAGGALGATAYATWGWSGLTAAITCWLALAAAAIALAHLLTARATAQNSSGTTTPASAAISTSPTRGSRFRPDSSPNVTDRASAGTSTTTAPGNT, from the coding sequence ATGACCAGGCTGACCACGGCCACCGCCGCGACCGGGTTCGCGACCTTCGCCCTGCTGTACGCGCCGCAGCCCGTGCTGCCGCAGCTGGCGGCCGAGTTCGGCCTCACCCCGAGCGGCGCGTCGTTCGCGATCGGCGCGGCCACGGGCGCGCTCGCGCTGGCCGTGGTGCCGCTCGCGACCCTGTCCGAGCGCCTCGGCCGCAGGCGGGTCATCGTCTGGTCGCTGGCCGTCGCCGCCGTCGTCGGGCTCCTGCTCCCACTGGCCCCGAACTACCCGGCGTTCCTGCTCCTGCGCGTCCTGCAGGGACTGGCGACCGCGGGCGTCCCCGCCGCCGCGATGGCGTTCCTGGCCGAGGAGGTCGGCGCGCTCGGCGTCGGCGCGGCGATCGGCGCGCTGGTGGCGGGCAACAGCGCGGGCGGCATGGTCGGCAGGCTCGTCGCGGGCGTCGGCGTCGACTGGCTCGGCTGGCGCGCCGCGCTGGCCCTGGTCGGCGCGTTCGGCGTGCTGTGCGCGGTCCTGGTGGCCCTGTTCCTCCCGGACGGCACGACCCGCCGCGCCCCCTCCACCCGCTCCGACGTGCGCGCGGGCCTCAAGTCGGCGGTCTCGGACCCGGTGCTGCTGTGCCTGCACGCGGTGGGCCTGCTGGGCACGGCCGCGTTCATCTCCCTGTTCAACGCGATCCCGTTCCGCCTGGCCGCACCGCCCCTGTCCCTGCCCGCGCGGTTCGCCGCCCTGGTGTTCCTGGCGTACGCGGCGGGCGGCCTGTGCTCGGCGCTCGCGGGCAGGCTGTCCGACCGCGTCGGCCGCGCGGCGGTGGCGGTCGGCGCGCTGGGCGTGGCCGTGACCGGCGCGCTCCTGACCCTGTCGGACGCCCTGCCCGCCGTGGGCGCGGGCCTGCTCCTGTTCACCGGCGGCTTCTTCGCCGCGCACGCCACCGCCAGCGCCTGGGTCGGCGCCCGCGCGCGGGCCAAGGGCCAGTCGTCGGGCGTCTACCTGTTCGCCTACTACCTGGGCAGCAGCGCGGGCGGCGCCCTGGGCGCGACGGCCTACGCCACGTGGGGCTGGTCGGGCCTGACGGCGGCGATCACCTGCTGGCTGGCGCTGGCCGCCGCGGCGATCGCCCTGGCCCACCTGCTCACCGCCCGCGCCACCGCTCAGAACTCCAGCGGCACCACGACCCCCGCGTCCGCCGCGATCTCCACGTCCCCCACCCGCGGCAGCCGCTTCCGCCCGGACTCCAGCCCGAACGTCACCGACCGCGCGTCCGCGGGCACCTCCACGACCACCGCGCCGGGGAACACCTGA